One Eriocheir sinensis breed Jianghai 21 chromosome 32, ASM2467909v1, whole genome shotgun sequence genomic region harbors:
- the LOC127006371 gene encoding H(+)/Cl(-) exchange transporter 4-like isoform X3, whose product METKPLTRHGAMNSNPLSRHPNYQALSQPSHTTVPSGSPQEREEDCILESPVHYEDMEEPGPAHQSYVSFAGGSGTNNSSAANLTAMESEEQEFQGIGQYDDFHTTDWQRDIARDRMRHRYIAKKKEESIWDWVKSGHDAWSGWLCVFLVGVIAGAVAGMIDIGASWMSDLRFGICPQKFWFNQEQCCWSSNETIHGYDNCSSFFLWPEVFGNSPDGAGGFIISYIFYILWSLLFASLAASLVMMFAPYACGSGIPEIKTILSGFIIRGYLGKWTLLIKSLGMILAVSAGLSLGKEGPLVHVACCIGNILAYLFPKYGKNEAKKREILSAAAAVGVSVAFGAPIGGVLFSLEEASYYFPLKTLWRSFFAALVAAFVLRSINPFGNEHLVLFYVEYNKPWIFIELVPFILLGVIGGIIGTLFIKFNIRWCRYRKTSLLGQYPRLEVLAVTLITAFIAYPNPYTRMNTSNLIYLLFSQCGVANSDILCDYQRNFTSANTAIEIAAAGPGVLKAVWLLSLALIFKCVVTVFTFGIKVPCGLFIPSLAMGAIIGRLVGIGMEQLAYYNQEWAVFAGECSTGENCITPGLYAMVGAAAVLGGVTRMTVSLVVIMFELTGGVRYIVPLMAAVMASKWIGDAFGKEGIYDAHIILNGYPFLDSKEEFSHTTLAHDVMRPGKNESFFVITQDSMTLEDVEQLLRETDHNGFPVVVSRQSQYLVGFVARRDLNIAISQAKKNTEGIVGESLVLFTSSVPSPWLGPPPLRLRKILDLAPITITDQTPMETVVDMFRKLGLRQTLVTHNGRLLGIITKKDVLRHIKFLESEDPESVLFN is encoded by the exons ATGGAAACTAAACCTTTGACTCGCCATGGAGCAATGAACAGTAATCCACTGAGTCGCCACCCCAACTACCAGGCCCTGAGTCAGCCCTCGCACACCACC GTCCCCAGTGGGTCGCcccaagagagggaggaggactgCATACTGGAGAGCCCCGTGCATTACGAGGACATGGAGGAGCCCGGACCTGCCCACCAGA gTTATGTCTCCTTTGCGGGCGGTTCGG GCACCAACAACTCCTCCGCTGCAAACCTGACCGCCATGGAGTCCGAGGAGCAGGAGTTCCAGGGCATCGGCCAGTATGACGACTTTCACACCACGGACTGGCAGCGCGATATAGCCCGGGACCGCATGAGACACCGGTATATcgccaagaagaaggaggagagcatTTGGGACTGGGTCAAGAGTGGTCACGATGCTTGGTCTGGGTGGCTGTGTGTGTTCCTCGTGGGCGTCATTGCTG GTGCGGTCGCGGGAATGATCGACATTGGGGCCAGCTGGATGTCGGATCTCCGTTTCGGCATATGTCCGCAGAAGTTTTGGTTCAATCAGGAACAATGCTGTTGGTCATCTAATGAAACCATCCATGGATACGACAACTGCTCCAGC tTCTTCCTGTGGCCGGAGGTGTTCGGAAACTCCCCCGATGGAGCTGGCGGCTTCATCATCTCCTACATCTTCTACATCCTCTGGTCGCTGCTCTTCGCATCCCTCGCCGCATCCCTGGTCATGATGTTCGCACCCTACGCATGTGGCTCTGGTATCCCTGAG ATCAAGACCATTCTGAGTGGCTTCATCATCCGCGGGTACCTGGGCAAGTGGACCCTGCTGATCAAGTCCCTGGGCATGATCCTGGCTGTGTCCGCTGGGCTGTCCCTGGGCAAGGAGGGGCCGCTGGTGCACGTGGCCTGCTGCATAGGTAACATTCTGGCGTACCTGTTCCCTAAGTACGGCAAGAACGAGGCTAAGAAGAGGGAGATCCTgtctgcggcggcggcggtgggcgtGTCCGTGGCCTTTGGGGCGCCTATCGGAGGTGTGCTCTTCAGCCTGGAGGAAGCGTCATACTACTTCCCGCTCAAAACACTCTGGCGGTCGTTTTTCGCGGCTCTGGTGGCGGCTTTTGTCCTCCGCTCCATCAACCCCTTCGGCAATGAGCACCTTGTCCTCTTCTATGTCGAGTACAACAAGCCGTGGATCTTCATTGAGCTGGTGCCGTTCATCCTCCTCGGTGTCATTGGG GGCATCATCGGCACCCTCTTCATCAAATTCAACATTCGCTGGTGTCGTTACCGCAAGACATCGCTGCTTGGACAGTACCCTAGGCTGGAGGTCCTGGCCGTCACCCTGATCACCGCCTTCATTGCCTACCCCAACCCTTACACTCGCATGAATACCTCCAACCTGATCTACCTACTCTTCTCGCAGTGTGGCGTGGCGAACAGCGATATTTTGTG TGACTACCAGCGTAACTTCACCAGCGCAAACACGGCCATCGAAATCGCAGCGGCCGGTCCCGGGGTGCTTAAGGCTGTGTGGTTGCTGTCCCTCGCCCTCATCTTCAAGTGCGTGGTTACCGTGTTCACATTCGGGATTAAGGTACCTTGTGGGCTGTTTATCCCCTCGCTGGCCATGGGCGCCATCATCGGGAGACTGGTGGGGATCGGCATGGAGCAGCTTGCATATTATAACCAGGAGTGGGCAGTGTTTGCGGGGGAGTGCAGCACCGGGGAGAACTGCATCACGCCCGGGCTATACGCGATGGTGGGTGCGGCGGCTGTGCTTGGCGGAGTTACCAGGATGACAG tATCCCTCGTGGTCATCATGTTCGAGCTGACCGGCGGGGTACGCTACATCGTCCCACTGATGGCTGCAGTGATGGCCAGCAAGTGGATAGGCGACGCTTTCGGCAAGGAGGGGATCTACGACGCGCACATCATTCTCAACGGCTACCCCTTCCTAGACTCAAAGGAGGAGTTCAGCCACACCACCCTGGCCCATGACGTGATGCGGCCCGGGAAGAACGAGTCATTCTTCGTCATAACGCAGGACAGCATGACCCTGGAGGACGTGGAACAGCTGCTTCGGGAGACGGACCATAATGGCTTCCCTGTGGTGGTGAGCCGACAGTCGCAATACCTGGTCGGGTTCGTCGCCAGGAGGGACCTCAACATTGCCATAA GCCAGGCCAAGAAGAACACTGAGGGGATCGTCGGCGAGTCCCTGGTTCTCTTCACATCCTCGGTCCCGTCGCCGTGGCTCGGACCTCCGCCGCTTCGCCTCCGCAAGATCCTGGACCTCGCGCCGATCACCATCACCGACCAGACCCCAATGGAGACCGTGGTGGACATGTTCCGTAAGCTGGGGCTCCGGCAGACACTCGTAACGCATAACGG ccgcCTCCTTGGGATCATCACCAAGAAAGACGTTCTCCGCCACATCAAGTTCTTGGAGAGTGAAGACCCAGAGTCCGTTCTCTTCAACTGA
- the LOC127006371 gene encoding H(+)/Cl(-) exchange transporter 4-like isoform X2 — MMKKRFRHSPSSAEMETKPLTRHGAMNSNPLSRHPNYQALSQPSHTTVPSGSPQEREEDCILESPVHYEDMEEPGPAHQSTNNSSAANLTAMESEEQEFQGIGQYDDFHTTDWQRDIARDRMRHRYIAKKKEESIWDWVKSGHDAWSGWLCVFLVGVIAGAVAGMIDIGASWMSDLRFGICPQKFWFNQEQCCWSSNETIHGYDNCSSFFLWPEVFGNSPDGAGGFIISYIFYILWSLLFASLAASLVMMFAPYACGSGIPEIKTILSGFIIRGYLGKWTLLIKSLGMILAVSAGLSLGKEGPLVHVACCIGNILAYLFPKYGKNEAKKREILSAAAAVGVSVAFGAPIGGVLFSLEEASYYFPLKTLWRSFFAALVAAFVLRSINPFGNEHLVLFYVEYNKPWIFIELVPFILLGVIGGIIGTLFIKFNIRWCRYRKTSLLGQYPRLEVLAVTLITAFIAYPNPYTRMNTSNLIYLLFSQCGVANSDILCDYQRNFTSANTAIEIAAAGPGVLKAVWLLSLALIFKCVVTVFTFGIKVPCGLFIPSLAMGAIIGRLVGIGMEQLAYYNQEWAVFAGECSTGENCITPGLYAMVGAAAVLGGVTRMTVSLVVIMFELTGGVRYIVPLMAAVMASKWIGDAFGKEGIYDAHIILNGYPFLDSKEEFSHTTLAHDVMRPGKNESFFVITQDSMTLEDVEQLLRETDHNGFPVVVSRQSQYLVGFVARRDLNIAISQAKKNTEGIVGESLVLFTSSVPSPWLGPPPLRLRKILDLAPITITDQTPMETVVDMFRKLGLRQTLVTHNGRLLGIITKKDVLRHIKFLESEDPESVLFN, encoded by the exons GTTCCGACACTCCCCGAGCAGCGCGGAGATGGAAACTAAACCTTTGACTCGCCATGGAGCAATGAACAGTAATCCACTGAGTCGCCACCCCAACTACCAGGCCCTGAGTCAGCCCTCGCACACCACC GTCCCCAGTGGGTCGCcccaagagagggaggaggactgCATACTGGAGAGCCCCGTGCATTACGAGGACATGGAGGAGCCCGGACCTGCCCACCAGA GCACCAACAACTCCTCCGCTGCAAACCTGACCGCCATGGAGTCCGAGGAGCAGGAGTTCCAGGGCATCGGCCAGTATGACGACTTTCACACCACGGACTGGCAGCGCGATATAGCCCGGGACCGCATGAGACACCGGTATATcgccaagaagaaggaggagagcatTTGGGACTGGGTCAAGAGTGGTCACGATGCTTGGTCTGGGTGGCTGTGTGTGTTCCTCGTGGGCGTCATTGCTG GTGCGGTCGCGGGAATGATCGACATTGGGGCCAGCTGGATGTCGGATCTCCGTTTCGGCATATGTCCGCAGAAGTTTTGGTTCAATCAGGAACAATGCTGTTGGTCATCTAATGAAACCATCCATGGATACGACAACTGCTCCAGC tTCTTCCTGTGGCCGGAGGTGTTCGGAAACTCCCCCGATGGAGCTGGCGGCTTCATCATCTCCTACATCTTCTACATCCTCTGGTCGCTGCTCTTCGCATCCCTCGCCGCATCCCTGGTCATGATGTTCGCACCCTACGCATGTGGCTCTGGTATCCCTGAG ATCAAGACCATTCTGAGTGGCTTCATCATCCGCGGGTACCTGGGCAAGTGGACCCTGCTGATCAAGTCCCTGGGCATGATCCTGGCTGTGTCCGCTGGGCTGTCCCTGGGCAAGGAGGGGCCGCTGGTGCACGTGGCCTGCTGCATAGGTAACATTCTGGCGTACCTGTTCCCTAAGTACGGCAAGAACGAGGCTAAGAAGAGGGAGATCCTgtctgcggcggcggcggtgggcgtGTCCGTGGCCTTTGGGGCGCCTATCGGAGGTGTGCTCTTCAGCCTGGAGGAAGCGTCATACTACTTCCCGCTCAAAACACTCTGGCGGTCGTTTTTCGCGGCTCTGGTGGCGGCTTTTGTCCTCCGCTCCATCAACCCCTTCGGCAATGAGCACCTTGTCCTCTTCTATGTCGAGTACAACAAGCCGTGGATCTTCATTGAGCTGGTGCCGTTCATCCTCCTCGGTGTCATTGGG GGCATCATCGGCACCCTCTTCATCAAATTCAACATTCGCTGGTGTCGTTACCGCAAGACATCGCTGCTTGGACAGTACCCTAGGCTGGAGGTCCTGGCCGTCACCCTGATCACCGCCTTCATTGCCTACCCCAACCCTTACACTCGCATGAATACCTCCAACCTGATCTACCTACTCTTCTCGCAGTGTGGCGTGGCGAACAGCGATATTTTGTG TGACTACCAGCGTAACTTCACCAGCGCAAACACGGCCATCGAAATCGCAGCGGCCGGTCCCGGGGTGCTTAAGGCTGTGTGGTTGCTGTCCCTCGCCCTCATCTTCAAGTGCGTGGTTACCGTGTTCACATTCGGGATTAAGGTACCTTGTGGGCTGTTTATCCCCTCGCTGGCCATGGGCGCCATCATCGGGAGACTGGTGGGGATCGGCATGGAGCAGCTTGCATATTATAACCAGGAGTGGGCAGTGTTTGCGGGGGAGTGCAGCACCGGGGAGAACTGCATCACGCCCGGGCTATACGCGATGGTGGGTGCGGCGGCTGTGCTTGGCGGAGTTACCAGGATGACAG tATCCCTCGTGGTCATCATGTTCGAGCTGACCGGCGGGGTACGCTACATCGTCCCACTGATGGCTGCAGTGATGGCCAGCAAGTGGATAGGCGACGCTTTCGGCAAGGAGGGGATCTACGACGCGCACATCATTCTCAACGGCTACCCCTTCCTAGACTCAAAGGAGGAGTTCAGCCACACCACCCTGGCCCATGACGTGATGCGGCCCGGGAAGAACGAGTCATTCTTCGTCATAACGCAGGACAGCATGACCCTGGAGGACGTGGAACAGCTGCTTCGGGAGACGGACCATAATGGCTTCCCTGTGGTGGTGAGCCGACAGTCGCAATACCTGGTCGGGTTCGTCGCCAGGAGGGACCTCAACATTGCCATAA GCCAGGCCAAGAAGAACACTGAGGGGATCGTCGGCGAGTCCCTGGTTCTCTTCACATCCTCGGTCCCGTCGCCGTGGCTCGGACCTCCGCCGCTTCGCCTCCGCAAGATCCTGGACCTCGCGCCGATCACCATCACCGACCAGACCCCAATGGAGACCGTGGTGGACATGTTCCGTAAGCTGGGGCTCCGGCAGACACTCGTAACGCATAACGG ccgcCTCCTTGGGATCATCACCAAGAAAGACGTTCTCCGCCACATCAAGTTCTTGGAGAGTGAAGACCCAGAGTCCGTTCTCTTCAACTGA
- the LOC127006371 gene encoding H(+)/Cl(-) exchange transporter 4-like isoform X1, whose amino-acid sequence MMKKRFRHSPSSAEMETKPLTRHGAMNSNPLSRHPNYQALSQPSHTTVPSGSPQEREEDCILESPVHYEDMEEPGPAHQSYVSFAGGSGTNNSSAANLTAMESEEQEFQGIGQYDDFHTTDWQRDIARDRMRHRYIAKKKEESIWDWVKSGHDAWSGWLCVFLVGVIAGAVAGMIDIGASWMSDLRFGICPQKFWFNQEQCCWSSNETIHGYDNCSSFFLWPEVFGNSPDGAGGFIISYIFYILWSLLFASLAASLVMMFAPYACGSGIPEIKTILSGFIIRGYLGKWTLLIKSLGMILAVSAGLSLGKEGPLVHVACCIGNILAYLFPKYGKNEAKKREILSAAAAVGVSVAFGAPIGGVLFSLEEASYYFPLKTLWRSFFAALVAAFVLRSINPFGNEHLVLFYVEYNKPWIFIELVPFILLGVIGGIIGTLFIKFNIRWCRYRKTSLLGQYPRLEVLAVTLITAFIAYPNPYTRMNTSNLIYLLFSQCGVANSDILCDYQRNFTSANTAIEIAAAGPGVLKAVWLLSLALIFKCVVTVFTFGIKVPCGLFIPSLAMGAIIGRLVGIGMEQLAYYNQEWAVFAGECSTGENCITPGLYAMVGAAAVLGGVTRMTVSLVVIMFELTGGVRYIVPLMAAVMASKWIGDAFGKEGIYDAHIILNGYPFLDSKEEFSHTTLAHDVMRPGKNESFFVITQDSMTLEDVEQLLRETDHNGFPVVVSRQSQYLVGFVARRDLNIAISQAKKNTEGIVGESLVLFTSSVPSPWLGPPPLRLRKILDLAPITITDQTPMETVVDMFRKLGLRQTLVTHNGRLLGIITKKDVLRHIKFLESEDPESVLFN is encoded by the exons GTTCCGACACTCCCCGAGCAGCGCGGAGATGGAAACTAAACCTTTGACTCGCCATGGAGCAATGAACAGTAATCCACTGAGTCGCCACCCCAACTACCAGGCCCTGAGTCAGCCCTCGCACACCACC GTCCCCAGTGGGTCGCcccaagagagggaggaggactgCATACTGGAGAGCCCCGTGCATTACGAGGACATGGAGGAGCCCGGACCTGCCCACCAGA gTTATGTCTCCTTTGCGGGCGGTTCGG GCACCAACAACTCCTCCGCTGCAAACCTGACCGCCATGGAGTCCGAGGAGCAGGAGTTCCAGGGCATCGGCCAGTATGACGACTTTCACACCACGGACTGGCAGCGCGATATAGCCCGGGACCGCATGAGACACCGGTATATcgccaagaagaaggaggagagcatTTGGGACTGGGTCAAGAGTGGTCACGATGCTTGGTCTGGGTGGCTGTGTGTGTTCCTCGTGGGCGTCATTGCTG GTGCGGTCGCGGGAATGATCGACATTGGGGCCAGCTGGATGTCGGATCTCCGTTTCGGCATATGTCCGCAGAAGTTTTGGTTCAATCAGGAACAATGCTGTTGGTCATCTAATGAAACCATCCATGGATACGACAACTGCTCCAGC tTCTTCCTGTGGCCGGAGGTGTTCGGAAACTCCCCCGATGGAGCTGGCGGCTTCATCATCTCCTACATCTTCTACATCCTCTGGTCGCTGCTCTTCGCATCCCTCGCCGCATCCCTGGTCATGATGTTCGCACCCTACGCATGTGGCTCTGGTATCCCTGAG ATCAAGACCATTCTGAGTGGCTTCATCATCCGCGGGTACCTGGGCAAGTGGACCCTGCTGATCAAGTCCCTGGGCATGATCCTGGCTGTGTCCGCTGGGCTGTCCCTGGGCAAGGAGGGGCCGCTGGTGCACGTGGCCTGCTGCATAGGTAACATTCTGGCGTACCTGTTCCCTAAGTACGGCAAGAACGAGGCTAAGAAGAGGGAGATCCTgtctgcggcggcggcggtgggcgtGTCCGTGGCCTTTGGGGCGCCTATCGGAGGTGTGCTCTTCAGCCTGGAGGAAGCGTCATACTACTTCCCGCTCAAAACACTCTGGCGGTCGTTTTTCGCGGCTCTGGTGGCGGCTTTTGTCCTCCGCTCCATCAACCCCTTCGGCAATGAGCACCTTGTCCTCTTCTATGTCGAGTACAACAAGCCGTGGATCTTCATTGAGCTGGTGCCGTTCATCCTCCTCGGTGTCATTGGG GGCATCATCGGCACCCTCTTCATCAAATTCAACATTCGCTGGTGTCGTTACCGCAAGACATCGCTGCTTGGACAGTACCCTAGGCTGGAGGTCCTGGCCGTCACCCTGATCACCGCCTTCATTGCCTACCCCAACCCTTACACTCGCATGAATACCTCCAACCTGATCTACCTACTCTTCTCGCAGTGTGGCGTGGCGAACAGCGATATTTTGTG TGACTACCAGCGTAACTTCACCAGCGCAAACACGGCCATCGAAATCGCAGCGGCCGGTCCCGGGGTGCTTAAGGCTGTGTGGTTGCTGTCCCTCGCCCTCATCTTCAAGTGCGTGGTTACCGTGTTCACATTCGGGATTAAGGTACCTTGTGGGCTGTTTATCCCCTCGCTGGCCATGGGCGCCATCATCGGGAGACTGGTGGGGATCGGCATGGAGCAGCTTGCATATTATAACCAGGAGTGGGCAGTGTTTGCGGGGGAGTGCAGCACCGGGGAGAACTGCATCACGCCCGGGCTATACGCGATGGTGGGTGCGGCGGCTGTGCTTGGCGGAGTTACCAGGATGACAG tATCCCTCGTGGTCATCATGTTCGAGCTGACCGGCGGGGTACGCTACATCGTCCCACTGATGGCTGCAGTGATGGCCAGCAAGTGGATAGGCGACGCTTTCGGCAAGGAGGGGATCTACGACGCGCACATCATTCTCAACGGCTACCCCTTCCTAGACTCAAAGGAGGAGTTCAGCCACACCACCCTGGCCCATGACGTGATGCGGCCCGGGAAGAACGAGTCATTCTTCGTCATAACGCAGGACAGCATGACCCTGGAGGACGTGGAACAGCTGCTTCGGGAGACGGACCATAATGGCTTCCCTGTGGTGGTGAGCCGACAGTCGCAATACCTGGTCGGGTTCGTCGCCAGGAGGGACCTCAACATTGCCATAA GCCAGGCCAAGAAGAACACTGAGGGGATCGTCGGCGAGTCCCTGGTTCTCTTCACATCCTCGGTCCCGTCGCCGTGGCTCGGACCTCCGCCGCTTCGCCTCCGCAAGATCCTGGACCTCGCGCCGATCACCATCACCGACCAGACCCCAATGGAGACCGTGGTGGACATGTTCCGTAAGCTGGGGCTCCGGCAGACACTCGTAACGCATAACGG ccgcCTCCTTGGGATCATCACCAAGAAAGACGTTCTCCGCCACATCAAGTTCTTGGAGAGTGAAGACCCAGAGTCCGTTCTCTTCAACTGA